A stretch of Geitlerinema sp. PCC 9228 DNA encodes these proteins:
- a CDS encoding helix-turn-helix transcriptional regulator, with amino-acid sequence MYRYREQLFMTGGDPNGRIFLSEREMQVIELVTAGLTNQEISQRLEISKRTVDNHISNILNKTATENRVALVRWALQWGKVCLDDVNCCTIPQPNPSAAAIEDAPKDAPVS; translated from the coding sequence ATGTACAGATATAGGGAGCAATTATTTATGACTGGTGGCGATCCCAACGGTCGGATTTTTCTCTCCGAGCGTGAAATGCAGGTTATCGAACTGGTAACTGCTGGCTTAACCAACCAGGAAATCTCCCAGCGCTTGGAGATCAGCAAACGGACGGTTGACAATCATATCAGCAATATTTTGAATAAAACGGCCACGGAAAATCGGGTAGCTTTGGTGCGATGGGCTTTGCAATGGGGGAAAGTCTGTCTGGATGATGTAAACTGTTGTACGATACCGCAGCCCAATCCTTCGGCGGCGGCGATCGAAGATGCCCCCAAAGACGCACCTGTATCGTAG